A segment of the uncultured Desulfobulbus sp. genome:
TGGAACTGCAACAGTTGAGCTCCCTTGGTGCTCTCACAAATATTCCCCGGCGACACGATTGAAAGTGAATACGATCATGAACGGCGAGACGAAACTCAAATGCGGGGGAGACTTTGACAAATGCCCCTTATCTCGAGGGCACTTTGTGGATTACTAAGAGATCCGCCCTCCCTTTTTCGCTCGAATTTTACGCTTTGGCTTGCAATACTGCGTTTGCGACGGATACGGAAAGGAACGCCTTGAAGGAAGATAAACCGACAGCGGATACCCTCCCTGTCAGCAGTGGTCTGCTCCTGATGGGCATCAATCACCGTTATTTGGGTGCGTTCTTTCATATCTATTCTTGTTGTGACGGCTTCTCCCCTTTCTTTTTACCTTTACAGATTGCCCGTTAGCCGCAGCCATGCAAGCATTTGCATATTCTACACCATCGCATCCGGTAACGGGATCGTAGTCCATGGTGCATGCTTGGGGGCGAGCTCTGCACGCACCCGTGACGTCGTTTCCCGGGCATATTTGAGTCGCCTGACAATATTCCCATTCGGCACAATCGCTATTGGAAGTGCATTTATATCCTTCGGTTGCATATGCCGCTTCAAATATCACCATCAGGAATATTACAGATATTGTTAGTGTGCCAATGGGTTTGCTGTACATGTGCATTTGAACACCGTGAAATATGGTTGTCACTGGATCTTTTATCCTTTTGAAAAAAGGATGGACTCGAAAAATGTCAAAAAAAACTGAAAATCACGTACATTCTGAATCAATATATTGCAAAGATCGAAGCGTCGTGCTGATCAGGACAGAAGATCAGCCTTGACCTGGTCAAAACCAAGACGATCGATCATGCGGCCCATGCGCTCTCTCCTGGAATTCTCCTTGTAATAAGCAATGATCCGGGCCACCATTTCCAACGCATCCTCGCAAGGCAAATCCTCCACCAGGAGATCCGCCAGTCTGGGCCATGCCGATCCGCTCCCGCCGATCATCACCGACCAGCCCTTGGGGGTACCGTAAAGGGAAAGATCCTTGATGCAGTTCTCAGCACACTGGATCTTGCAACCGGATACCCCCATCTTCATCTTGCTGGGGAGCGCCATGCCGTTGTAGCGCCGGTCCAACTCCATCCCCATCTCGAGACTGTCCTGCTGGGCCAGGCGGCAGTACTGAATGCCAGGGCAGGCCTTGATGCTTCTGACGCACAGCCCTACGGCATGGCCCGGATCCATTTCTAGATCCTTCCAGGCCTGTTCCACCTGGTCCTCGTTCAGACCGATGATGGCAATCCGGGCCGCACTGGTAATTTTAATTTCTGAAACCTTATATTTTTCCGCCACATCGGCGATCGCACGGAGCTGGTCCGGTTTGACCAGCCCACAGGGCATGTGGGGGGCGATGGCGTATTTGATATCCCCGGTTCCCCGCTGGCGGATGACGCCTTTTTCTCCGTCTTTGAGCATGGCTCTCTCTTTGTTACACGATGGCTTCAATGTCTATACACTGCCCCTGGTATCAGGGATAACAGGCCGGTACCTGCACAATGCAGTTGCTTGAGAAGCCTATATTCGTCGTTCAACCATATTGTTCTCGCAAAAAGGTCCGAGAGCGAGATTTGCAGCTTCGAGACCTACCGATTTCACAAGAGGTAATTTTTAGATTGTTGTGATTGCCACCAAAGCTCAGCATAAAAGGACGATATCTCTCACGTGCCTTCGAGATGACATCCAGGTGGAGCGACATGCCTCGATAGAGCCGCCAAAGCGATGTCATTCCGAACGAATGTGAGGAATCTCAATATGCATACCTTTGGATGATCAAAAGGAGGCGGTGTTTCCAACCTTCCTTGGCGGGGTTCACGCCCGCTCAAATCCCCCTGGCGCCTTCCTTCAGTACCTCGGCAAGATTCGCCCCCTCGAGCCGTGCGCCGCGGAGGTCGGCCTTGATCAGGTTGGCACCCTTGAGGTTGGCGCCGCGAAGGTCGGCCCCGCGGAGGTCGGCCCCGGGGAGATTGGCATAGACCAAGATCGCCTTCTGCAGGTTGGCCTTGTGGAGATTGGCGCGGCGGAGGTTGGCCATGCT
Coding sequences within it:
- a CDS encoding NAD(P)/FAD-dependent oxidoreductase, producing MLKDGEKGVIRQRGTGDIKYAIAPHMPCGLVKPDQLRAIADVAEKYKVSEIKITSAARIAIIGLNEDQVEQAWKDLEMDPGHAVGLCVRSIKACPGIQYCRLAQQDSLEMGMELDRRYNGMALPSKMKMGVSGCKIQCAENCIKDLSLYGTPKGWSVMIGGSGSAWPRLADLLVEDLPCEDALEMVARIIAYYKENSRRERMGRMIDRLGFDQVKADLLS